In a genomic window of Suricata suricatta isolate VVHF042 chromosome 12, meerkat_22Aug2017_6uvM2_HiC, whole genome shotgun sequence:
- the WNT5A gene encoding protein Wnt-5a isoform X1, with protein sequence MKHTLLIPSCFSQLGTLEHEHAAPRGLAPHPCPSLPCPSLPCPTPRPEPATPPPPQPPAARSTRLCAPLAHGINSGSTCCSAQKSIGILSPGVALGTAGSAMSSKFFLMALAMFFSFAQVLIEANSWWSLGMNNPVQMSEVYIIGAQPLCSQLAGLSQGQKKLCHLYQDHMQYIGEGAKTGIKECQYQFRHRRWNCSTVDNTSVFGRVMQIGSRETAFTYAVSAAGVVNAMSRACREGELSTCGCSRAARPKDLPRDWLWGGCGDNIDYGYRFAKEFVDARERERIHAKGSYESARILMNLHNNEAGRRTVYNLADVACKCHGVSGSCSLKTCWLQLADFRKVGDALKEKYDSAAAMRLNSRGKLVQVNSRFNSPTTQDLVYIDPSPDYCVRNESTGSLGTQGRLCNKTSEGMDGCELMCCGRGYDQFKTVQTERCHCKFHWCCYVKCKKCTEVMDQFVCK encoded by the exons ATGAAACATACGTTGTTAATTCCGAGTTGCTTTTCCCAGCTGGGCACTCTCGAGCACGAGCACGCAGCTCCCCGGGgcctcgccccccacccctgcccttccctcccctgcccttccctcccctgtccAACCCCCCGCCCCGAGCCGGCCACCCCGCCTCCTCCGCAGCCGCCGGCGGCGCGCTCCACTCGCCTCTGCGCTCCTCTCGCCCATGGAATTAATTCCGGCTCCACTTGTTGCTCGGCCCAG aAGTCGATTGGAATATTAAGCCCAGGAGTTGCTTTGGGGACGGCTGGAAGTGCAATGTCTTCCAAGTTCTTCCTAATGGCTTTGGCCATGTTTTTCTCTTTCGCCCAGGTTCTTATAGAAGCCAATTCTTGGTG GTCGCTAGGTATGAATAACCCTGTTCAGATGTCAGAAGTATATATCATAGGAGCACAGCCTCTCTGCAGCCAACTGGCAGGACTTTCTCAAGGACAGAAGAAACTGTGCCACTTGTATCAGGACCACATGCAGTACATCGGAGAAGGCGCGAAGACAGGCATCAAAGAGTGCCAGTATCAGTTCCGACATCGACGGTGGAACTGCAGCACCGTGGATAACACCTCTGTTTTTGGCAGGGTCATGCAGATAG GCAGCCGCGAGACGGCCTTCACGTACGCCGTGAGCGCCGCGGGGGTGGTGAACGCCATGAGCCGCGCGTGCCGCGAGGGCGAGCTGTCCACCTGCGGCTGCAGCCGCGCCGCGCGCCCCAAGGACCTGCCGCGGGACTGGCTGTGGGGCGGCTGCGGCGACAACATCGACTACGGCTACCGCTTCGCCAAGGAGTTCGTGGACGCGCGCGAGCGGGAGCGCATCCACGCCAAGGGCTCGTACGAGAGCGCGCGCATCCTCATGAACTTGCACAACAACGAGGCCGGCCGCAGG ACGGTGTACAACCTGGCCGACGTGGCCTGCAAGTGCCATGGGGTGTCGGGCTCCTGCAGCCTCAAGACCTGCTGGCTGCAGCTGGCCGACTTCCGCAAGGTGGGCGACGCCCTCAAGGAGAAGTACGACAGCGCGGCGGCCATGCGGCTCAACAGCCGCGGGAAGCTGGTGCAGGTCAACAGCCGCTTCAACTCGCCCACCACGCAGGACCTGGTCTACATCGACCCCAGCCCCGACTACTGCGTGCGCAACGAGAGCACGGGCTCGCTGGGCACGCAGGGCCGCCTGTGCAACAAGACGTCCGAGGGCATGGACGGCTGCGAGCTCATGTGCTGCGGCCGCGGCTACGACCAGTTCAAGACGGTGCAGACGGAGCGCTGCCACTGCAAGTTCCACTGGTGCTGCTACGTCAAGTGCAAGAAGTGCACGGAGGTCATGGACCAGTTCGTGTGCAAGTAG
- the WNT5A gene encoding protein Wnt-5a isoform X4: protein MSSKFFLMALAMFFSFAQVLIEANSWWSLGMNNPVQMSEVYIIGAQPLCSQLAGLSQGQKKLCHLYQDHMQYIGEGAKTGIKECQYQFRHRRWNCSTVDNTSVFGRVMQIGSRETAFTYAVSAAGVVNAMSRACREGELSTCGCSRAARPKDLPRDWLWGGCGDNIDYGYRFAKEFVDARERERIHAKGSYESARILMNLHNNEAGRRTVYNLADVACKCHGVSGSCSLKTCWLQLADFRKVGDALKEKYDSAAAMRLNSRGKLVQVNSRFNSPTTQDLVYIDPSPDYCVRNESTGSLGTQGRLCNKTSEGMDGCELMCCGRGYDQFKTVQTERCHCKFHWCCYVKCKKCTEVMDQFVCK, encoded by the exons ATGTCTTCCAAGTTCTTCCTAATGGCTTTGGCCATGTTTTTCTCTTTCGCCCAGGTTCTTATAGAAGCCAATTCTTGGTG GTCGCTAGGTATGAATAACCCTGTTCAGATGTCAGAAGTATATATCATAGGAGCACAGCCTCTCTGCAGCCAACTGGCAGGACTTTCTCAAGGACAGAAGAAACTGTGCCACTTGTATCAGGACCACATGCAGTACATCGGAGAAGGCGCGAAGACAGGCATCAAAGAGTGCCAGTATCAGTTCCGACATCGACGGTGGAACTGCAGCACCGTGGATAACACCTCTGTTTTTGGCAGGGTCATGCAGATAG GCAGCCGCGAGACGGCCTTCACGTACGCCGTGAGCGCCGCGGGGGTGGTGAACGCCATGAGCCGCGCGTGCCGCGAGGGCGAGCTGTCCACCTGCGGCTGCAGCCGCGCCGCGCGCCCCAAGGACCTGCCGCGGGACTGGCTGTGGGGCGGCTGCGGCGACAACATCGACTACGGCTACCGCTTCGCCAAGGAGTTCGTGGACGCGCGCGAGCGGGAGCGCATCCACGCCAAGGGCTCGTACGAGAGCGCGCGCATCCTCATGAACTTGCACAACAACGAGGCCGGCCGCAGG ACGGTGTACAACCTGGCCGACGTGGCCTGCAAGTGCCATGGGGTGTCGGGCTCCTGCAGCCTCAAGACCTGCTGGCTGCAGCTGGCCGACTTCCGCAAGGTGGGCGACGCCCTCAAGGAGAAGTACGACAGCGCGGCGGCCATGCGGCTCAACAGCCGCGGGAAGCTGGTGCAGGTCAACAGCCGCTTCAACTCGCCCACCACGCAGGACCTGGTCTACATCGACCCCAGCCCCGACTACTGCGTGCGCAACGAGAGCACGGGCTCGCTGGGCACGCAGGGCCGCCTGTGCAACAAGACGTCCGAGGGCATGGACGGCTGCGAGCTCATGTGCTGCGGCCGCGGCTACGACCAGTTCAAGACGGTGCAGACGGAGCGCTGCCACTGCAAGTTCCACTGGTGCTGCTACGTCAAGTGCAAGAAGTGCACGGAGGTCATGGACCAGTTCGTGTGCAAGTAG
- the WNT5A gene encoding protein Wnt-5a isoform X2: MAKGPTAPDQKQRKLESPLASFPFSPWQLSGVGTEGGREGERNEKIRICGKARNGSSLPWTRTSLFTRGCSSFSGKSIGILSPGVALGTAGSAMSSKFFLMALAMFFSFAQVLIEANSWWSLGMNNPVQMSEVYIIGAQPLCSQLAGLSQGQKKLCHLYQDHMQYIGEGAKTGIKECQYQFRHRRWNCSTVDNTSVFGRVMQIGSRETAFTYAVSAAGVVNAMSRACREGELSTCGCSRAARPKDLPRDWLWGGCGDNIDYGYRFAKEFVDARERERIHAKGSYESARILMNLHNNEAGRRTVYNLADVACKCHGVSGSCSLKTCWLQLADFRKVGDALKEKYDSAAAMRLNSRGKLVQVNSRFNSPTTQDLVYIDPSPDYCVRNESTGSLGTQGRLCNKTSEGMDGCELMCCGRGYDQFKTVQTERCHCKFHWCCYVKCKKCTEVMDQFVCK; the protein is encoded by the exons ATGGCGAAGGGCCCGACAGCACCAGACCAGAAGCAAAGGAAACTGGAGTCGCCcttggcttcctttcctttttctccgtGGCAGCTGTCAGGAGTGGGGACAGAAGGGGGGCGGGAAGGAGAGCGAAATGAAAAAATCAGAATTTGTGGGAAGGCAAGGAACGGATCCTCTCTGCCGTGGACCCGGACCTCCTTGTTTACTCGGGGGTGCTCTTCCTTCTCTGGG aAGTCGATTGGAATATTAAGCCCAGGAGTTGCTTTGGGGACGGCTGGAAGTGCAATGTCTTCCAAGTTCTTCCTAATGGCTTTGGCCATGTTTTTCTCTTTCGCCCAGGTTCTTATAGAAGCCAATTCTTGGTG GTCGCTAGGTATGAATAACCCTGTTCAGATGTCAGAAGTATATATCATAGGAGCACAGCCTCTCTGCAGCCAACTGGCAGGACTTTCTCAAGGACAGAAGAAACTGTGCCACTTGTATCAGGACCACATGCAGTACATCGGAGAAGGCGCGAAGACAGGCATCAAAGAGTGCCAGTATCAGTTCCGACATCGACGGTGGAACTGCAGCACCGTGGATAACACCTCTGTTTTTGGCAGGGTCATGCAGATAG GCAGCCGCGAGACGGCCTTCACGTACGCCGTGAGCGCCGCGGGGGTGGTGAACGCCATGAGCCGCGCGTGCCGCGAGGGCGAGCTGTCCACCTGCGGCTGCAGCCGCGCCGCGCGCCCCAAGGACCTGCCGCGGGACTGGCTGTGGGGCGGCTGCGGCGACAACATCGACTACGGCTACCGCTTCGCCAAGGAGTTCGTGGACGCGCGCGAGCGGGAGCGCATCCACGCCAAGGGCTCGTACGAGAGCGCGCGCATCCTCATGAACTTGCACAACAACGAGGCCGGCCGCAGG ACGGTGTACAACCTGGCCGACGTGGCCTGCAAGTGCCATGGGGTGTCGGGCTCCTGCAGCCTCAAGACCTGCTGGCTGCAGCTGGCCGACTTCCGCAAGGTGGGCGACGCCCTCAAGGAGAAGTACGACAGCGCGGCGGCCATGCGGCTCAACAGCCGCGGGAAGCTGGTGCAGGTCAACAGCCGCTTCAACTCGCCCACCACGCAGGACCTGGTCTACATCGACCCCAGCCCCGACTACTGCGTGCGCAACGAGAGCACGGGCTCGCTGGGCACGCAGGGCCGCCTGTGCAACAAGACGTCCGAGGGCATGGACGGCTGCGAGCTCATGTGCTGCGGCCGCGGCTACGACCAGTTCAAGACGGTGCAGACGGAGCGCTGCCACTGCAAGTTCCACTGGTGCTGCTACGTCAAGTGCAAGAAGTGCACGGAGGTCATGGACCAGTTCGTGTGCAAGTAG
- the WNT5A gene encoding protein Wnt-5a isoform X3 has product MKKSIGILSPGVALGTAGSAMSSKFFLMALAMFFSFAQVLIEANSWWSLGMNNPVQMSEVYIIGAQPLCSQLAGLSQGQKKLCHLYQDHMQYIGEGAKTGIKECQYQFRHRRWNCSTVDNTSVFGRVMQIGSRETAFTYAVSAAGVVNAMSRACREGELSTCGCSRAARPKDLPRDWLWGGCGDNIDYGYRFAKEFVDARERERIHAKGSYESARILMNLHNNEAGRRTVYNLADVACKCHGVSGSCSLKTCWLQLADFRKVGDALKEKYDSAAAMRLNSRGKLVQVNSRFNSPTTQDLVYIDPSPDYCVRNESTGSLGTQGRLCNKTSEGMDGCELMCCGRGYDQFKTVQTERCHCKFHWCCYVKCKKCTEVMDQFVCK; this is encoded by the exons aAGTCGATTGGAATATTAAGCCCAGGAGTTGCTTTGGGGACGGCTGGAAGTGCAATGTCTTCCAAGTTCTTCCTAATGGCTTTGGCCATGTTTTTCTCTTTCGCCCAGGTTCTTATAGAAGCCAATTCTTGGTG GTCGCTAGGTATGAATAACCCTGTTCAGATGTCAGAAGTATATATCATAGGAGCACAGCCTCTCTGCAGCCAACTGGCAGGACTTTCTCAAGGACAGAAGAAACTGTGCCACTTGTATCAGGACCACATGCAGTACATCGGAGAAGGCGCGAAGACAGGCATCAAAGAGTGCCAGTATCAGTTCCGACATCGACGGTGGAACTGCAGCACCGTGGATAACACCTCTGTTTTTGGCAGGGTCATGCAGATAG GCAGCCGCGAGACGGCCTTCACGTACGCCGTGAGCGCCGCGGGGGTGGTGAACGCCATGAGCCGCGCGTGCCGCGAGGGCGAGCTGTCCACCTGCGGCTGCAGCCGCGCCGCGCGCCCCAAGGACCTGCCGCGGGACTGGCTGTGGGGCGGCTGCGGCGACAACATCGACTACGGCTACCGCTTCGCCAAGGAGTTCGTGGACGCGCGCGAGCGGGAGCGCATCCACGCCAAGGGCTCGTACGAGAGCGCGCGCATCCTCATGAACTTGCACAACAACGAGGCCGGCCGCAGG ACGGTGTACAACCTGGCCGACGTGGCCTGCAAGTGCCATGGGGTGTCGGGCTCCTGCAGCCTCAAGACCTGCTGGCTGCAGCTGGCCGACTTCCGCAAGGTGGGCGACGCCCTCAAGGAGAAGTACGACAGCGCGGCGGCCATGCGGCTCAACAGCCGCGGGAAGCTGGTGCAGGTCAACAGCCGCTTCAACTCGCCCACCACGCAGGACCTGGTCTACATCGACCCCAGCCCCGACTACTGCGTGCGCAACGAGAGCACGGGCTCGCTGGGCACGCAGGGCCGCCTGTGCAACAAGACGTCCGAGGGCATGGACGGCTGCGAGCTCATGTGCTGCGGCCGCGGCTACGACCAGTTCAAGACGGTGCAGACGGAGCGCTGCCACTGCAAGTTCCACTGGTGCTGCTACGTCAAGTGCAAGAAGTGCACGGAGGTCATGGACCAGTTCGTGTGCAAGTAG